In Blastopirellula sediminis, the following proteins share a genomic window:
- a CDS encoding response regulator transcription factor, protein MRENGIPTDALESGKRKVLIVDDDQDLVELMVDAFERDGRFEIKTANNGFDAGMLVKEFHPDIVVLDIMLPDINGKEVCQRVRGDRTMEDVKILCISGMIEQDKVSDLKDAGANDFIQKPFSVEALLDRACGMLDLESVTSM, encoded by the coding sequence ATGAGAGAAAACGGCATTCCGACCGATGCGTTGGAAAGCGGTAAGCGTAAGGTGTTGATCGTCGATGACGACCAGGATCTGGTCGAACTGATGGTCGACGCCTTTGAACGAGACGGCCGATTCGAAATCAAAACCGCCAACAACGGTTTTGACGCCGGTATGCTCGTCAAAGAGTTCCACCCCGACATCGTCGTGCTCGACATTATGCTTCCCGATATCAACGGCAAAGAAGTTTGCCAGCGAGTTCGGGGAGACCGCACCATGGAGGACGTCAAAATCCTCTGCATCAGCGGTATGATCGAACAAGACAAGGTCTCGGACCTCAAAGACGCCGGAGCCAACGATTTCATCCAAAAGCCCTTCTCGGTCGAAGCGTTGCTTGACCGGGCCTGCGGCATGCTGGACCTGGAATCGGTTACGTCGATGTAA
- a CDS encoding ribbon-helix-helix domain-containing protein, whose product MASTLNLSLTDELRAFIDENCGDGTLYATPSEFVRDLLRQRKAQIDAARVQEAIAEGLDDVKAGRVKPARKALKTLAKKYGVDKSDP is encoded by the coding sequence ATGGCCAGTACGTTGAATCTGTCGTTAACCGATGAGCTCCGAGCCTTCATCGACGAAAACTGCGGCGACGGAACTCTGTATGCGACTCCCAGCGAATTCGTCCGCGACTTGTTGCGACAGAGGAAGGCCCAGATCGATGCCGCCCGTGTGCAGGAGGCGATCGCCGAAGGGCTCGACGATGTAAAAGCAGGACGCGTGAAGCCAGCTCGAAAAGCGTTGAAAACGCTGGCGAAAAAATACGGCGTCGACAAGTCGGACCCGTAG
- a CDS encoding type II toxin-antitoxin system RelE/ParE family toxin: MAAYRVLLTAKAETDIEAVLQWFESQQASAAGTYWLAELATKLDTLESHPDRCVIAVETIGWDVEVREILFGSRRNKYRIFFQIAGQEVTILRIWHSARDVPTSDDLSE; the protein is encoded by the coding sequence GTGGCGGCCTATCGCGTTCTTCTAACCGCCAAGGCCGAGACCGATATCGAGGCGGTTCTGCAATGGTTCGAATCGCAACAGGCCTCCGCTGCCGGAACTTACTGGCTCGCGGAACTTGCGACGAAGTTAGATACGTTGGAAAGTCATCCCGATCGTTGCGTCATCGCTGTGGAAACGATTGGTTGGGATGTAGAAGTTCGCGAGATTCTGTTCGGCAGTCGGCGGAACAAATATCGAATCTTCTTTCAGATTGCTGGGCAGGAAGTCACGATCTTGCGGATCTGGCACAGTGCGCGCGACGTACCCACCAGCGACGACCTGAGCGAGTAG